A section of the Malania oleifera isolate guangnan ecotype guangnan chromosome 2, ASM2987363v1, whole genome shotgun sequence genome encodes:
- the LOC131148987 gene encoding zinc finger CCCH domain-containing protein 24, producing MASSTDVNASAPETLNPPHQNPAQPSIHSPTDGHEPSDQSPQEGKEQNDQRQTNLPSTDGTDVGEKRKRDDPKEAKKSDSNGSVHPLWKTSLCSYFRRHAKSCSHGDGCRYAHGEEELRPRPDNTWDPTSERAKKMMKFEVPSSTEDDVLMTDVLFHDCSDASLCKCLKHLPIKWSSDDLRSFLDEQGILFKLAKKKEGMTAGFVSFDNAEQVKSATEELDGRSVGNKSLKFVDVIPRSFETKVKLAMTSQSTQQVAEPTLASDKSGVCITSNELQDGDTVDDGLTPDGLVSKAKSARDVVTPLAHMPYVDQLEHKKNSLMQTLKRLTRNARKACPNGVSLPEWILKSREIGGLPCKFEGVLESPLVNGYRNKCEFSVGYSLQGKPTVGFMLGNFREGVTAVQEPVDCLNVSRIACKYASVLQDFLRNSNLPIWNRFNNTGFWRQLTVREGRGLGKVAEIEDFEANISEVMLIIQVCSKGFDDALITSELEKMAQAFAAGSSANSPSLPLTTLVVQDHTGISNVAPADAPLRSLTIPKTAIDSGCVVANDVAEARIHDYISNLRFCISPTAFFQVNSLAAEKLYSLAGDWANLNPDTLLFDICCGTGTIGLTLAHHVGMVVGIEMNASAVSDAHRNAEINGIKNCRFVCAKAEDVMGSLLKEYLQMPHKQDEIPGTKEKDAPTENIPDPEGSQFHVLENGGVSGCSENNGQELTNQHENRFISEDGNASLQQFKNVVVIVDPPRAGLHPTVIKALRTHAHLRRLVYISCNPESLVANAIELCTPSTDKTEGGNKNNRGWRNMSSAGLARHRAKSMPNSEPFRPVKAMAVDLFPHTPHCEMVMLLER from the exons ATGGCGTCCTCAACAGATGTCAATGCGTCCgcaccagaaaccctaaaccctccccACCAAAATCCCGCGCAACCTTCCATTCATTCCCCCACGGACGGTCACGAACCCAGCGATCAGTCGCCACAAGAAGGAAAAGAGCAGAACGATCAACGGCAGACCAATCTTCCATCAACCGACGGCACTGATGTGGGCGAAAAGCGGAAGAGAGATGACCCAAAAGAAGCAAAGAAGAGTGATTCAAATGGGTCTGTCCATCCTCTCTGGAAAACCAGCTTGTGCTCGTATTTCAGGCGGCATGCCAAGTCCTGCAGCCATGGAGATGGATGCAGGTACGCCCACGGCGAAGAAGAGCTCCGGCCCAGACCCGATAACACCTGGGACCCGACTTCGGAGCGGGCAAAGAAGATGATGAAGTTCGAAGTCCCGAGTTCAACGGAAGATGATGTTCTCATGACTGATGTTCTCTTTCACGATTGTTCTGACGCTTCCCTCTGTAAATGCTTAAAGCATCTGCCTATAAAATGGAGCTCCGATGATTTGAGGAGCTTTCTCGACGAGCAG GGAATTCTCTTTAAATTGGCCAAGAAAAAGGAAGGCATGACTGCTGGTTTTGTGAGTTTTGATAATGCAGAACAAGTGAAAAGTGCAACTGAG GAACTGGATGGAAGATCAGTTGGCAACAAGAGTTTGAAGTTTGTAGATGTTATACCAAGATCATTTGAGACGAAAGTTAAATTAGCAATGACTTCGCAAAGCACTCAACAAGTTGCAGAACCGACATTGGCTAGTGACAAGTCAGGTGTTTGTATAACTTCAAATGAGCTTCAGGATGGTGATACGGTTGATGATGGTTTAACACCTGATGGTTTGGTTTCGAAGGCAAAAAGTGCTCGTGATGTTGTGACTCCTCTAGCACACATGCCCTATGTTGATCAGTTGGAGCACAAGAAGAACTCTCTCATGCAAACTCTTAAAAGACTG ACTAGAAATGCGCGTAAGGCTTGTCCAAATGGTGTATCACTTCCTGAATGGATTCTCAAATCTAGGGAAATAG GTGGTCTTCCATGCAAATTTGAGGGTGTACTTGAGTCGCCACTTGTAAATGGATATCGTAACAAGTGCGAATTTTCAGTTGGATACTCTCTTCAGGGCAAGCCGACTGTAGGATTTATGCTCGGCAACTTTAG GGAGGGTGTGACAGCAGTTCAGGAACCTGTGGACTGCCTGAATGTTTCTAGAATTGCTTGCAAATATGCTTCAGTTCTGCAAGATTTTTTACGAAATTCAAACTTACCAATTTGGAACAGATTTAATAATACTGGATTCTGGCGTCAGTTAACA GTTCGCGAGGGGAGGGGCCTGGGAAAGGTGGCTGAGATTGAAGATTTTGAGGCCAATATTTCAGAGGTCATGCTTATCATTCAG GTTTGTTCCAAAGGCTTTGATGATGCACTAATAACCAGTGAACTAGAGAAGATGGCTCAAGCATTTGCTGCAGGTTCTAGTGCAAATTCTCCTTCTTTGCCCCTAACGACCTTGGTTGTTCAG GACCACACTGGAATATCAAATGTAGCTCCAGCGGATGCTCCATTGCGCTCTCTAACCATTCCAAAGACTGCAATTGATTCTGGATGTGTAGTGGCCAATGATGTTGCAGAAGCAAGAATTCATGATTATATAAGCAATCTCCGGTTTTGTATATCTCCAACAGCCTTTTTCCAA GTTAACAGCCTTGCAGCAGAGAAGCTATATTCACTAGCTGGTGATTGGGCTAATTTGAATCCTGATACCTTGCTTTTTGACATATGCTGTGGAACTGGAACAATTGGCCTTACTTTAGCTCATCATGTTGGTATG GTGGTTGGCATTGAAATGAATGCTTCTGCAGTTTCCGATGCTCACAGGAATGCTGAAATTAATGGCATAAAGAATTGTAGATTTGTCTGTGCCAAG GCTGAGGATGTCATGGGGTCTTTGTTGAAAGAGTACTTGCAAATGCCTCATAAACAAGATGAAATTCCAGGCACTAAAGAGAAAGATGCCCCTACAGAGAATATACCAGACCCTGAGGGAAGTCAATTTCATGTACTTGAAAATGGAGGTGTCTCTGGGTGTTCAGAAAATAATGGGCAGGAACTTACAAACCAACATGAGAATAGGTTCATTTCAGAAGATGGGAATGCCTCACTGCAGCAATTTAAAAATGTCGTTGTTATTGTGGATCCTCCACGTGCCGGCCTTCACCCCACT GTGATCAAAGCTCTGAGAACCCATGCACACCTGCGGAGGCTTGT TTACATTTCCTGTAATCCTGAAAGCTTAGTGGCAAATGCTATTGAACTTTGCACACCATCTACTGATAAAACTGAGGGGGGGAACAAGAACAATAGAGGATGGAGGAACATGAGCAGTGCTGGCCTTGCACGGCACAGAGCCAAATCAATGCCCAACTCAGAGCCTTTCCGACCTGTCAAGGCCATGGCTGTTGATCTTTTCCCACATACTCCACACTGCGAAATGGTGATGCTCCTAGAGAGGTAA